The following are encoded in a window of Vidua macroura isolate BioBank_ID:100142 chromosome 26, ASM2450914v1, whole genome shotgun sequence genomic DNA:
- the HAUS8 gene encoding HAUS augmin-like complex subunit 8 isoform X2: MSSEGSGAAAAAGQAPKVKRKGRIVQSRYLQVHKKHGKKAPRVPSSGVAQLKAEKDVSSSSSSSNSSLPSARTKARSVVSQEQETSASVDLSSLNQGGFEKGDLQSTLLDEGKMKIPDLDISDINDKSDPKKSSYSESASEEDSETKKINGEIDEETETCDLMAELESETLLLTFLRIKTEKKVAKMEEKAEKNLLMLCEEKRKQQEKLWELKREILLEEREQKLNETLDRQIEVLSPLVAVCEQFKEQYKSFAASLDATRHELPIKNIHIEGDKQTYLDELGKQLMITQELLTQVMPNHSEDSAKALGALKELQEVSQQLSKGLQRSFTDVQNLSFEASKEVSLHNQYVCEETHGVDVVKRWYFN, from the exons ATGTCCTCGGAGGGcagcggcgcggcggcggcggccggacAAGCGCCTAAAGTTAAGCGGAAAG GACGAATCGTGCAGTCTCGCTACTTGCAGGTCCATAAGAAACACGGCAAGAAGGCGCCGAGAGTGCCGAGCTCAGGCGTCGCTCAGCTAAAGGCAGAAAAG gaTGTTTCATCAAGTTCCTCTTCATCAAATAGTTCTCTGCCATCTGCTAGAACTAAAGCAAGATCGGTTGTCTCTCAGGAACAGGAAACTTCTGCTA GTGTTGACCTCAGCTCATTGAATCAGGGTGGTTTTGAGAAGGGTGACTTGCAGTCCACTTTATTAGatgaagggaaaatgaagataCCAGACCTTGATATTTCTGATATTAATG ATAAAAGTGACCCCAAGAAGAGTTCTTATTCAGAATCTGCTTCAGAAGAAGATtcagagacaaagaaaataaatggagagATTGATGAG gaaaCTGAAACTTGTGATCTGATGGCAGAGCTGGAATCTGAGACACTACTTTTAACTTTCCTAAGAATAAAG acagaaaaaaaggttgccaagatggaggaaaaagcagaaaaaaacttgTTAATGTTGTGTGAAGAAAAGCGGAAACAACAGGAGAAGCTCTGGGAGCTGAAACGTGAAATTCTGCTTGAGGAGAGAGAGCAGAAGCTCAATGAAACATTAGACAGACAG ATAGAAGTGCTGTCTCCCCTCGTTGCTGTCTGTGAACAGTTTAAAGAGCAATACAAAAGCTTTGCAGCTTCCCTGGATGCTACGAGACACGAATTGCCCATAAAGAACATTCACATAGAAGGAGATAAGCAGACCTACCTTG ATGAACTGGGAAAGCAATTAATGATCACACAGGAGCTTCTGACACAAGTTATGCCAAACCACTCAGAGGATAGTGCAAAAGCACTTGGTGCACTGAAGGAGCTTCAAGAAGTGTCTCAGCAGCTGAGCAAAGGGCTTCAAAG GAGCTTCACAGATGTGCAGAACCTGTCCTTTGAAGCCAGTAAAGAAGTTTCTCTGCATAACCAATACGTGTGTGAAGAGACTCATGGAGTAGATGTTGTAAAACGCTGGTATTTCAACTGA
- the HAUS8 gene encoding HAUS augmin-like complex subunit 8 isoform X1 → MSSEGSGAAAAAGQAPKVKRKAGRIVQSRYLQVHKKHGKKAPRVPSSGVAQLKAEKDVSSSSSSSNSSLPSARTKARSVVSQEQETSASVDLSSLNQGGFEKGDLQSTLLDEGKMKIPDLDISDINDKSDPKKSSYSESASEEDSETKKINGEIDEETETCDLMAELESETLLLTFLRIKTEKKVAKMEEKAEKNLLMLCEEKRKQQEKLWELKREILLEEREQKLNETLDRQIEVLSPLVAVCEQFKEQYKSFAASLDATRHELPIKNIHIEGDKQTYLDELGKQLMITQELLTQVMPNHSEDSAKALGALKELQEVSQQLSKGLQRSFTDVQNLSFEASKEVSLHNQYVCEETHGVDVVKRWYFN, encoded by the exons ATGTCCTCGGAGGGcagcggcgcggcggcggcggccggacAAGCGCCTAAAGTTAAGCGGAAAG CAGGACGAATCGTGCAGTCTCGCTACTTGCAGGTCCATAAGAAACACGGCAAGAAGGCGCCGAGAGTGCCGAGCTCAGGCGTCGCTCAGCTAAAGGCAGAAAAG gaTGTTTCATCAAGTTCCTCTTCATCAAATAGTTCTCTGCCATCTGCTAGAACTAAAGCAAGATCGGTTGTCTCTCAGGAACAGGAAACTTCTGCTA GTGTTGACCTCAGCTCATTGAATCAGGGTGGTTTTGAGAAGGGTGACTTGCAGTCCACTTTATTAGatgaagggaaaatgaagataCCAGACCTTGATATTTCTGATATTAATG ATAAAAGTGACCCCAAGAAGAGTTCTTATTCAGAATCTGCTTCAGAAGAAGATtcagagacaaagaaaataaatggagagATTGATGAG gaaaCTGAAACTTGTGATCTGATGGCAGAGCTGGAATCTGAGACACTACTTTTAACTTTCCTAAGAATAAAG acagaaaaaaaggttgccaagatggaggaaaaagcagaaaaaaacttgTTAATGTTGTGTGAAGAAAAGCGGAAACAACAGGAGAAGCTCTGGGAGCTGAAACGTGAAATTCTGCTTGAGGAGAGAGAGCAGAAGCTCAATGAAACATTAGACAGACAG ATAGAAGTGCTGTCTCCCCTCGTTGCTGTCTGTGAACAGTTTAAAGAGCAATACAAAAGCTTTGCAGCTTCCCTGGATGCTACGAGACACGAATTGCCCATAAAGAACATTCACATAGAAGGAGATAAGCAGACCTACCTTG ATGAACTGGGAAAGCAATTAATGATCACACAGGAGCTTCTGACACAAGTTATGCCAAACCACTCAGAGGATAGTGCAAAAGCACTTGGTGCACTGAAGGAGCTTCAAGAAGTGTCTCAGCAGCTGAGCAAAGGGCTTCAAAG GAGCTTCACAGATGTGCAGAACCTGTCCTTTGAAGCCAGTAAAGAAGTTTCTCTGCATAACCAATACGTGTGTGAAGAGACTCATGGAGTAGATGTTGTAAAACGCTGGTATTTCAACTGA